From the genome of Biomphalaria glabrata chromosome 17, xgBioGlab47.1, whole genome shotgun sequence, one region includes:
- the LOC106063644 gene encoding uncharacterized protein LOC106063644: MTAGDSSGQNRMYEEISTKTTTSLQFGKTKESRSENQEEHSDKERRSTSPDVQANMNDDHMFDIYLEDKTRGSLEGEDSSFVSTDQEEDDEEGEDGKTVNTDTSGTTVQREDTDLSNEMFPQLSIDDVLQKLNDVQVTEESEFLEDIQNTDSEDLEKLQYLNRSNLVVRRLLANNRLTAREVKNTTIDPDIKSVVSEFLKTNVVGNFIISRVLRENYATFYSWLSTHLQCERNSWAVRLKQTLEQYESLRRDNIVNQDIIMDSAHKVDRMVRFCCQSKVCDFKLKNADEDSPVYSTFPSLQPLPDVTKKNVFSKKANGIVSQTSLVQQNKKSIVGSSLEASSTMNSRSVGNHGQTSFHLTTFNSSDSSCTSENSNCANNLVNSQKKVDMHLNISGQQKESKKYEHLKSTPYSPLDNEINGGTSQQPMFEDEDTKDWKEILCSSIQQLGQICESFVSERQECFTYLGAKTKTSLNDAMSAFVMKRHTSGQSKKREIEQRLCVLEKENKALIEEMTTLQSTLRDKQKDALNLQTQLDRLEDMLSSATCAKLNKCVGTDNTEQPVNNGISKQIEKVNQTPYRYKMILRNSPTQKGYKEKGILNNGRKESRDVEHTNTHALTTPTSFTETPSSEDNSNNRHIKYVREKSIIEISEEKLNVLKQRAQKLEHSLHDAITSMTLIHKEQSDCDTSSGSVLNVTGFNSNRNNANKPLAKSQHKKGAAPRLAVIRRPASQGRSQSETLLVSEPTSFLTGRSLALTSQNTDRSLAQSCLTVMVDKNKSDIQTKKDYEHYIAAKSNSEHSTSKAAKVKVISRHRAAGNAMVSKCLRCQKLFYAMDNHKLACFYHTKEKERIEHYDQTGKLLRVTQAWMCCHQPQEIEGCCYGQHI; encoded by the exons atgacTGCGGGAGATTCATCTGGTCAAAACAGAATGTATGAAGAAATATCCACAAAGACTACGACCTCTCTTCAGTTCGGTAAGACTAAGGAATCCCGTTCTGAAAACCAAGAGGAGCATTCCGACAAAGAAAGACGTTCGACAAGTCCAGATGTCCAAGCTAACATGAATGACGACCATATGTTTGATATTTACCTTGAAGACAAGACACGTGGGAGCTTGGAAGGTGAAGACTCTAGTTTTGTTAGCACCGATCAAGAAGAAGACGATGAAGAAGGAGAAGATGGTAAAACTGTCAACACTGACACCTCTGGCACTACTGTCCAAAGAGAAGACACAGATCTGTCCAATGAAATGTTCCCTCAGCTTTCTATTGATGATGTCCTTCAGAAACTGAACGATGTGCAAGTCACGGAAGAATCAGAGTTCTTAGAAGACATACAAAACACGGACTCAGAGGATTTAGAAAAGCTGCAATATCTGAACAGATCTAATCTTGTGGTAAGACGACTTCTCGCCAACAACAGATTAACGGCTAGAGAAGTCAAGAACACGACCATCGATCCGGATATCAAGTCCGTAGTCAGTGaatttctaaaaacaaatgtaGTAGGAAACTTTATTATATCCAG GGTACTTCGAGAGAACTATGCTACATTCTACAGTTGGCTGTCAACTCACTTACAGTGTGAGCGTAACTCATGGGCAGTTCGACTGAAACAAACATTAGAACAATACGAGTCATTGAGAAGAGACAATATAGTAAACCAAGACATCATCATGGACTCGGCACACAAAGTTGATCGAATGGTGCGTTTCTGTTGCCAGTCCAAGGTGTGCGATTTCAAACTTAAAAACGCAGACGAAGACTCTCCAGTCTACAGCACATTTCCTTCTCTTCAACCTTTGCCAGATGTAACGAAAAAGAATGTATTTAGCAAAAAAGCCAATGGAATAGTGTCACAGACTTCATTagttcaacaaaacaaaaagtcaattGTTGGATCAAGTTTAGAAGCTAGTAGCACAATGAACAGTAGATCTGTTGGGAATCATGGCCAAACTAGTTTTCATTTGACAACGTTTAATTCCAGTGACAGTAGTTGTACTTCCGAAAATAGTAATTGTGCAAACAATTTAGTAAACAGCCAGAAAAAGGTAGACATGCATTTAAACATTTCAGgtcaacaaaaagaaagcaaaaaatATGAACACTTGAAAAGCACACCATATTCTCCATTagataatgaaatcaatggtgGTACATCACAACAGCCTATGTTTGAGGATGAAGACACTAAGGACTGGAAAGAGATTCTTTGTAGCAGCATTCAACAGTTGGGGCAAATATGCGAAAGTTTTGTATCCGAGAGACAAGAATGTTTCACTTATTTAGgcgctaaaacaaaaacaagtttaaATGATGCTATGTCCGCATTTGTGATGAAGCGACACACTAGCGGACAGagcaaaaagagagagatagaacaAAGGCTTTGCGTCTTAGAGAAGGAAAACAAAGCCCTTATAGAAGAAATGACAACATTACAGAGCACGCTGCGAGACAAACAAAAAGACGCTCTAAATCTCCAGACACAGCTGGACAGGTTAGAAGACATGCTAAGTAGTGCTACTTGTGCTAAACTCAATAAATGTGTCGGAACAGACAACACAGAACAACCAGTCAACAATGGAATTAGTAAGCAGATTGAAAAAGTCAACCAAACGCCTTATAGGTATAAAATGATTTTAAGAAACAGCCCTACACAAAAGGGATATAAAGAAAAGGGCATTTTAAACAACGGAAGAAAAGAATCGAGAGATGTTGAGCACACAAATACTCACGCATTGACTACACCCACGAGTTTTACTGAGACGCCATCCAGTGAAGATAACTCGAATAATAGACACATCAAGTATGTTAGAGAAAAGTCAATTATAGAGATATCGGAAGAGAAACTCAACGTTCTAAAGCAAAGGGCACAAAAACTAGAACATTCTCTGCACGACGCTATCACTAGCATGACTCTGATACACAAAGAACAATCGGATTGCGACACTTCGTCAGGCAGTGTATTAAATGTTACAGGCTTCAATAGCAACCGAAACAATGCAAATAAACCATTGGCAAAATCACAACATAAGAAAGGCGCAGCACCGAGACTTGCTGTGATAAGGCGGCCAGCGTCACAAGGGAGGAGTCAGTCTGAAACTCTTCTAGTATCTGAGCCCACCAGTTTTCTCACGGGAAGATCACTTGCCTTAACTTCACAAAACACGGACAGATCACTGGCCCAGTCTTGTCTTACGGTGATGGTAGACAAGAATAAGTCCGATATACAGACCAAAAAAGACTACGAGCATTACATTGCTGCCAAGTCTAACAGTGAGCACAGCACGAGCAAAGCTGCAAAGGTCAAAGTGATATCACGACACAGAGCTGCTGGGAACGCCATGGTTTCCAAATGTCTGAGGTGTCAGAAACTGTTTTATGCCATGGACAACCACAAACTGGCTTGCTTCTATCACACCAAAGAAAAGGAACGCATAGAGCACTATGACCAGACAGGGAAACTACTGAGAGTGACTCAAGCCTGGATGTGTTGTCATCAGCCTCAAGAGATTGAAGGCTGTTGTTACGGTCAACATATTTGA